The Terriglobus roseus region TGCCTGTGAAGGCAATCTGGAGTGGAACCAGCTCCGGTTGCTTAATTTTGGCAGGGCCAAGAACTGCAACGCGAGGAACTGGGCCGCGCAACATCGCCACTTCGTCGCATGCGTGCAGACGCGGGCACTTCTGGCAATCTTTGTAGATTTTGTCCGGCAACGCGGTCCGATCCATCGTGGTGCGGAAGCCGTAGCGGAAGAAGAAGTCAGGAATGCGCGTGAACAGGCAGACGGTTTGCACGCCGTGGTCTTCCGCTTCCTGAAGAAGGGCCTTCAGCAGCATGCCACCCGCGCCTTGTCCCTTGGCCTCTGGCTTCATCACGATGGAGCGCACTTCAGCCAGATGCGGGCCGTACAGATGCAGCGCGCCGCAGCCGAGAAAGACACCGCCTTCGCTTTCGGCAACATAAAAGTCACGTACGTTTTCGCATATCTCCGCGTATTGGCGGCGCAGTAGCGTACCGTCGCCGGAGAGCGAGTTGACCAGTTCGAAGATGTTGGCCGCGTCCTGTAGACGCGCCTTTCGAACACTAGCCGAGGGCATGTTCTGTCTCCATCTGGCGCTTGAGTTCTTCAATCCTCTTCTGCGCCGAAGCGAGTGATTCTTTTACCTGGTGGATCGCCGTGCCACCGATAACGTCGTGGCAGTCCAATGTCGCTTCCAGCGTGATGGCTTGCTGGAAGTCATCGCCGAACTCTTCACCGAACTGCTTTAACTCTTCCACGTTCAGATCATTCAGTTCGCGGTTCGTATCGAGCGCGAAACGAACTGCATTGCCGATCTTCTCATGCGCTGTGCGGAACGGAACACCTTTGTAAACCAGATACGTTGCAGCAGCCATCGCATTCAGATAGCCGTGTGTTGCAGCGTTCTCCATGCGGTCGAAACGAAACTGAAGTGCCGCGGTAAACGGAGCAAGCAGCGGCAGCATTCCATCCAGCGTTTCGGCAACTTCAAAGGTGGCTTCCTGCGTCTCCTGCATGTCCTTGTTGTAGGCCAACGGAAGTCCTTTGATGATGGTGGCAAAGGTGGTTGCTGCGCCGAGCAGACGTCCGCTCTTGCCGCGTACCAGCTCAGTCAGATCGGGGTTCTTCTTCTGCGGCATAGCAGATGAACCGGTGCTGAATGCTTCAGGAAGTTCGATGAATCCGAACTCTGCGGTTGCATGCAACGTGATCTCTTCTGCGAAGCGCGACAGATGCAGGCCGATGGTTGCTGCGGTTTGCGCAAACTCCAGTGCGAAGTCACGGTCACTGGTTGCATCCATGCTGTTCGCGGTCGGAGCAGTGAAGCCGAGTTCCTTTGCGGCGATGGTGCGATCCAGCTTAAGCGTTGCGCCCGCGATCGGGCCGGAACCGAGCGGGCAGAAGTTCATGCGTGCGCGTGCATCCTGCAGACGCGTGATGTCGCGCATGGCCATTTCAAAGTAAGCCATGAGCCAATGCGCAACCAGAACAGGTTCTGCACGCTGCAGATGCGTGTAGCTTGGCATTGCATGTTCGCCCGCAGATTGAGCGAGCGCGAGCAGGGAAGCAGCCCATGCTGCAAGATTCGCGATTGCGCGGTCAAGTGCACTGCGAACATACAGGCGCAAGTCGGTAGCGATCTGTTCGTTGCGGCTACGGCCGGTGTGCAGCTTCAGCGCAACGATGCCGATGCGTTCCTTCAGTTCAAGTTCTACGAAGTGATGAATGTCTTCGGGAACATCGCTCTTCAGGTTCAGACGCTCGTTTGCGAAGTCATCCGCGAGTGAGTCGAGCCCATTCAGAATGGACTGCAACTCAGCATTGGTGAGGATGCCTGCGGCAGCAATAGTCTTTGCATGCGCCTTGCTGGCCGCAGCTTCCTGTGGCAACAAGCGCCAATCAAATGGGAACGAACGCTGCCACTGCTCGAATGCTTTGTTCAACGGCTCGCGGAAACGGCCTGACCACATCTTGTTTGCTTCGTTCGCCATTACGCTTCTTCCGCACCTTTGAGCTTGGGCATCTCTGAGCCGCTGCTCAGAGAGATGAGGCCGCTGGCAGCGTACGTCGCTAGCTTGGCACGCGTGTCCGTGATGTCCAGGTTCCGCATGGTGAGCTGGCCAATGCGGTCGCGCGGAGAGAACGATGATTCCGTCTTCTCCATCGATAGACGCTCAGGAGCAAACGTCAGGTTGGGGCTCTCCGTGTTCAGGATTGAGTAGTCGTTGCCCCGGCGCAGTTCCAACGTGACTTCGCCAGTGACAGGACGCGCAACCCAGCGCTGCGAAGCTTCACGCAGCATGATCGCTTGCGGATCGAACCAGCGGCCCTGGTAGAGCAGGCGGCCCAGCTTGCGGCCATTTTCGCGGTACTGTTCAATCGTGTCTTCATTGTGGATGCCGGTGATCAGGCGCTCATACGCGATGAAGAGCAGTGCAAGACCCGGCGCCTCATAGATGCCGCGGCTCTTTGCTTCGATGATGCGGTTTTCGATCTGGTCAGACATGCCGAGACCGTGGCGTCCGCCAATGCGGTTGGCCACCAGCATCAATTCCACGGGGTCGTTGTATTCCTTGCCGTTCAACGCAACAGGAGTGCCTTCTTCAAAACGGACGCTTACCTGTTCACGCTTCACATCCACATCGTCGCGCCAGAACGCCGTGCCCATGATGGGCGCGACAATCTTCATCGAGCTATTCAGGAACTCGAGATCTTTGGCTTCGTGCGTTGCGCCCAGGATGTTGGAGTCCGTGGAGTACGCCTTCTCCGTCGACATTTTGTAATCGAAGCCAGAGCGGATAAGGAACTCACTCATCTCCTTGCGGCCACCCAGTTCATCGATGAACGTGGCGTCCAGCCAAGGCTTGTACACCTTCAGGTCCGGGTTCACGAGCAGGCCGTAGCGATAAAAACGCTCGATGTCGTTGCCCTTGTAGGTGGAACCGTCGCCCCAGATGTTGACGTCGTCTTCCTTCATCGCCGTGACCAACATTGTGCCAGTAACGGCGCGGCCAATGGGCGTGGTGTTGAAGTAAGTGACGCCAGCCGTGGTGACGTGGAATGCGCCGGACTGTAATGCGGCGATGCCTTCACGGACAAGTTGCGCACGGCAATCGATCAGTCGAGCCTTCTCTGCGCCGTACTCCAGCGCCTTGCGCGGGATCGCGTCGTAATCGGATTCATCCGGCTGTCCCAGATTCGCGGTGTAGGCGTAGGGGATTGCACCCTTCTGCTTCATCCAGTGCAGAGCCGCGGAGGTATCCAGGCCGCCGGAGAAAGCGATGCCGACCTTCTGGCCGGTGGGAAGCGATTCGAGAATGACGGACATCAGTGAGGCCTTTCGTGCAGGTATTGCCAGCGTGTGACAGCCCGGCAGCGCTTCGTACAGCGTGGCCGGGCCTGAATCTTTCCGGGAACTTTAGTGTAAGTCAGCGGCTACAAATGTGTTTACAGCCGCTGTGAGGTCTATGCGAGGGTCCGACGGCGCTTGCCGTTTACGCCGCGGTCGCGTGGAATACGCTTTGCTCCGCCCAGAAGCATCAGCAACAACGCCTTCTGCGAGTGCATACGGTTTTCTGCCTGATCGAAGACCACCGACTGTTCACTGTCGATGACGGCATCCGTCACCTCCTGTCCGCGATGTGCGGGCAGGCAGTGCATGAAGATGGTGTGATCCGTGGCATGCGCCATCAGAGCTTCATTTACTTGATAGGGCTTGAAGATCGGCGTGCGCTTGGTGGTCTCATTTTCCTGGCCCATGGAGATGCAGACGTCTGTGTAGATTGCATCTGCGCCCTCTACTGCCTTGATGGGATCATGCGTCAGAGTGATGGTTGCGCCGGTGTCCTCGGCGATGGCCATCGTCTTGTGAATGATCTCCAACTTCGGTTCGTAGCCTTTGGGAGTTGCGATGGTCATGTGTGCGCCCAACAGAGCGCCGCAGAGCATCAACGAATTGCACACATTGTTGCCGTCCCCAACGTAGGTGAACTTCACACCTTCTGCTGTGCCAAAGCGTTCTTCAATGGTCATGAAGTCCGTGATGGCCTGGCAGGGATGCTCGTAATCGCTGAGTGCATTGATCACGGGAACCTTGCTGATGTCGGCGATCTCGGTGACTGTCTCGTGCGCATAGGTGCGCAGGACAATAACATTCATCCAGCGTTCCAGGTTATGCGCCACGTCTGAGAGCGATTCACGCTCGCCGAGCGGCGACTGTGTCTGGTCGTAGAAAATTGCGTTGCCGCCAAGCGTGTTGATGGCTGCTTCAAAGGTGAGGCGTGTACGCAGCGATGCCTTTTCAAAGATCAGCACCATCTGCTTGCCATCCAGCGCGTGTTTGAAATCTTCCGGATGCGCCTTGACTGCGTGCGCCAGCTCCATGATGGCAGCCAGTTCCTGTACGGAAAGGTCGCTCATGGAACAGAGGTCCCGACCGCGCAGACTCTTCGCTGCTTCGGTGAAACCTGCGTCGGATTGAATGCCAAGCGCAACCTTCGGCTTTGGCATATCGAGTACGTCGGAAGCGCCTGAAGTGCCTCCCATAACAACTGTCTTGCTACCCATGGACCTGTTCCTCTGCGAGTGCGGCCTGTGCCGTCTCAGCATCTGCAATGAGGCTGCTCAATGCAGCAATCGTTTCGTCAACATCCGCCTTCGTAATCAGATAGGGAGGAAGGAAGCGCAGCACGGTTTCGCTGGTGCGGTTGATCAGAATGTGCCGTTCAAACAGCATCTTGTCCGCAACCTCTTTTGCGATCTCCGCAGACTTCATTTCAACACCGATCATGAAGCCGGCACCGCGCACTTCCAACACGCTGTCATGTCCCGTAGCAAGCGCACGAAGCTGCGCGATGAAATAATCACCCACTTCGGTTACATGCGCGAGAAGACGTGACTGCTGAATCTCATCAATGACGGCGATCGCAACAGCGCAAGCCAGCGGCCCTCCACCAAAAGTGGTGCCGTGCATGCCTGGCGTGATGGCGCGCGCAGCTTCTTCTGTGCACAGCATTGCACCCATCGGCAGGCCACCTGCAATCGGCTTGGCCAGCGTGGTCACATCCGGCTGAATGCCGTAGTGCTGATACATCGTCCACTTGCCGGTGCGACCCATACCGCTCTGAATCTCGTCACAGAGCAGCAGAGCGCCGCTGCGGTCACACAGTGCACGTGCGGCAGAGAGGAACTCCTTCGAGACGGGGTGAATACCACCCTCGCCCTGTAGGCACTCCAACGCAATCGCGCACACGTTCTCGTCGAAGGCTGCACGCAGTGCATCCACATCATTAAACGGAACGAAGATGACGTCCGGCATCACCGGGTTAAACGGCTCGCGATACTTCTGCTTGTGCGTCGTGGCAACGGAGCCCATGGTACGGCCGTGGAAGCTGTGCTCCATGGCAATGAAACGCGTACCAATGTTCTTGCCTTCGGCGCGCAAAACACCTGCGTGCGCACGGGCCAGCTTCAACGCAGCTTCCCACGCTTCCGTGCCGCTGTTGCAGAAGAAGACGCGATCCATGCCGGTGATCTCTGTCAGCTTGACAGCAAGCGTGGCAGTGCCCTGGTGATAGAAAAGGTTCGACGTATGAAGCAGGGTCGCAGTCTGCTCGTGGATAGCCTTGGTGATCGCAGGATGGCCGTAGCCAAGCGCGGACACACCGATGCCACTCAGTAAGTCCAGATATCGGTTCCCAGCATCATCAAACAGGTGCACGCCTTCGCCGCGCGTGAGGAGAATCGGGTGACGGTCATAGGTCTGAAGCAGGAGCTTCTTCTCCGCGGCCTGGGTAGCAACAAGGTTCATGTCTGCTGCGCCTCCGTTAAGGATGATGTCGTCGTGCTGATTGAATTTGTTCATGCGACCATAACCTCCGTTCCGTCGTTCACGCGCGAACTGATCAGGTCCGGCAATACCTTTGCCGCCTCGGCAGGTAAGATGCGAACGCGCTTCACGCCGC contains the following coding sequences:
- the argF gene encoding ornithine carbamoyltransferase, coding for MGSKTVVMGGTSGASDVLDMPKPKVALGIQSDAGFTEAAKSLRGRDLCSMSDLSVQELAAIMELAHAVKAHPEDFKHALDGKQMVLIFEKASLRTRLTFEAAINTLGGNAIFYDQTQSPLGERESLSDVAHNLERWMNVIVLRTYAHETVTEIADISKVPVINALSDYEHPCQAITDFMTIEERFGTAEGVKFTYVGDGNNVCNSLMLCGALLGAHMTIATPKGYEPKLEIIHKTMAIAEDTGATITLTHDPIKAVEGADAIYTDVCISMGQENETTKRTPIFKPYQVNEALMAHATDHTIFMHCLPAHRGQEVTDAVIDSEQSVVFDQAENRMHSQKALLLMLLGGAKRIPRDRGVNGKRRRTLA
- the argH gene encoding argininosuccinate lyase — translated: MANEANKMWSGRFREPLNKAFEQWQRSFPFDWRLLPQEAAASKAHAKTIAAAGILTNAELQSILNGLDSLADDFANERLNLKSDVPEDIHHFVELELKERIGIVALKLHTGRSRNEQIATDLRLYVRSALDRAIANLAAWAASLLALAQSAGEHAMPSYTHLQRAEPVLVAHWLMAYFEMAMRDITRLQDARARMNFCPLGSGPIAGATLKLDRTIAAKELGFTAPTANSMDATSDRDFALEFAQTAATIGLHLSRFAEEITLHATAEFGFIELPEAFSTGSSAMPQKKNPDLTELVRGKSGRLLGAATTFATIIKGLPLAYNKDMQETQEATFEVAETLDGMLPLLAPFTAALQFRFDRMENAATHGYLNAMAAATYLVYKGVPFRTAHEKIGNAVRFALDTNRELNDLNVEELKQFGEEFGDDFQQAITLEATLDCHDVIGGTAIHQVKESLASAQKRIEELKRQMETEHALG
- the argG gene encoding argininosuccinate synthase; amino-acid sequence: MSVILESLPTGQKVGIAFSGGLDTSAALHWMKQKGAIPYAYTANLGQPDESDYDAIPRKALEYGAEKARLIDCRAQLVREGIAALQSGAFHVTTAGVTYFNTTPIGRAVTGTMLVTAMKEDDVNIWGDGSTYKGNDIERFYRYGLLVNPDLKVYKPWLDATFIDELGGRKEMSEFLIRSGFDYKMSTEKAYSTDSNILGATHEAKDLEFLNSSMKIVAPIMGTAFWRDDVDVKREQVSVRFEEGTPVALNGKEYNDPVELMLVANRIGGRHGLGMSDQIENRIIEAKSRGIYEAPGLALLFIAYERLITGIHNEDTIEQYRENGRKLGRLLYQGRWFDPQAIMLREASQRWVARPVTGEVTLELRRGNDYSILNTESPNLTFAPERLSMEKTESSFSPRDRIGQLTMRNLDITDTRAKLATYAASGLISLSSGSEMPKLKGAEEA
- a CDS encoding GNAT family N-acetyltransferase, which encodes MPSASVRKARLQDAANIFELVNSLSGDGTLLRRQYAEICENVRDFYVAESEGGVFLGCGALHLYGPHLAEVRSIVMKPEAKGQGAGGMLLKALLQEAEDHGVQTVCLFTRIPDFFFRYGFRTTMDRTALPDKIYKDCQKCPRLHACDEVAMLRGPVPRVAVLGPAKIKQPELVPLQIAFTGTDH
- a CDS encoding aspartate aminotransferase family protein — its product is MNKFNQHDDIILNGGAADMNLVATQAAEKKLLLQTYDRHPILLTRGEGVHLFDDAGNRYLDLLSGIGVSALGYGHPAITKAIHEQTATLLHTSNLFYHQGTATLAVKLTEITGMDRVFFCNSGTEAWEAALKLARAHAGVLRAEGKNIGTRFIAMEHSFHGRTMGSVATTHKQKYREPFNPVMPDVIFVPFNDVDALRAAFDENVCAIALECLQGEGGIHPVSKEFLSAARALCDRSGALLLCDEIQSGMGRTGKWTMYQHYGIQPDVTTLAKPIAGGLPMGAMLCTEEAARAITPGMHGTTFGGGPLACAVAIAVIDEIQQSRLLAHVTEVGDYFIAQLRALATGHDSVLEVRGAGFMIGVEMKSAEIAKEVADKMLFERHILINRTSETVLRFLPPYLITKADVDETIAALSSLIADAETAQAALAEEQVHG